A region from the Paenibacillus humicola genome encodes:
- a CDS encoding LysR family transcriptional regulator, whose translation MTMDQILTFLAVYQTGSFQKAAEQLFLPQSTVSNRIKQLERELNKPLFVRSKSGILLTDEGTVFLPFAQNAAKSIEEGRLAVVRLKRGLSGMLTVGCNNSFADSFLPRMLKDFSVRFPDVSVRVHGMTTREQIRKLNNNELRLCISKYSLNVPALIFEQIFQEDVRLIVSRRHPLAERRFVTVEQIVAEPFISNEPDTLYRKTLELTLSQLNLSHEIKMESNNLSLIKHWIKEGSGVFLSGALLFREDLMRGDLAAVPIERNPFPPDKVFLIYKEGNLDRLEQLFVRHLARMMPIEAEGMLPPVIGESETRRA comes from the coding sequence ATGACGATGGATCAGATTTTGACATTTTTGGCGGTCTATCAAACGGGGAGCTTCCAAAAAGCGGCCGAGCAGCTGTTTTTGCCGCAGTCGACCGTCTCCAACCGCATCAAGCAGCTCGAGCGCGAGCTGAACAAGCCGCTGTTCGTCCGCAGCAAGTCCGGCATTTTGCTGACCGATGAAGGAACCGTTTTTCTTCCGTTTGCGCAAAATGCCGCCAAATCGATCGAGGAAGGCCGGCTCGCCGTCGTCCGGCTGAAGCGCGGGCTGTCCGGCATGCTGACGGTTGGCTGCAACAATTCGTTCGCTGATTCGTTTCTGCCCCGTATGCTGAAGGATTTCAGCGTCCGCTTCCCCGACGTGTCGGTTCGCGTACACGGCATGACGACCCGCGAGCAGATCCGCAAGCTGAACAACAACGAGCTGCGGCTCTGTATCAGCAAATATTCGCTGAACGTGCCGGCGCTTATCTTTGAACAAATTTTTCAGGAGGACGTGCGTCTGATCGTTTCCCGCCGTCATCCGCTGGCGGAGCGGCGTTTCGTTACCGTGGAGCAAATCGTTGCCGAGCCCTTCATCTCCAACGAGCCCGATACGCTTTACCGGAAAACGCTGGAGCTTACGCTCAGCCAACTGAACCTGAGCCACGAAATCAAGATGGAGAGTAACAACCTGTCGCTGATCAAGCATTGGATCAAGGAGGGCAGCGGCGTGTTCCTGTCGGGGGCGCTGCTGTTCCGAGAAGACCTGATGCGCGGAGATTTGGCGGCGGTGCCGATCGAACGGAATCCGTTTCCGCCGGACAAAGTGTTTCTGATTTATAAGGAAGGCAATTTGGATCGCCTGGAGCAGCTCTTCGTCCGGCATCTCGCACGGATGATGCCCATTGAAGCGGAAGGGATGCTGCCGCCGGTCATCGGGGAGAGCGAGACGCGGCGGGCATGA